One window of Ziziphus jujuba cultivar Dongzao chromosome 5, ASM3175591v1 genomic DNA carries:
- the LOC112489267 gene encoding transcription factor MYB1, which translates to MIISINMLRRQYTMDGFLGLRKGTWTKEEDDLLKQCVEKYGEGKWHQVPRRAGLNRCRKSCRLRWLNYLKPDIKRGEFTMDEVDLLLRLHKLLGNRWSLIAGRLPGRTANDVKNYWNTHLQKKFLPNYEKNKNKEINADKKTHGCDTKVIKPRPWTFAKRMSENYASTIIMDNVNRPHQQQNFHQKSLEEDLDWWENLLHNTTPNKGATYNVSGSEGDAISKLPDEDQEGRELVQPSNIIGDVLVEDNQSFWRDFNIDMDLWDL; encoded by the exons ATGATCATCAGCATAAACATGTTACGTAGACAGTACACCATGGATGGCTTCTTGGGGCTGAGGAAAGGTACATGGACCAAAGAAGAAGACGATCTGCTTAAACAGTGCGTAGAAAAATATGGAGAAGGCAAATGGCATCAAGTCCCTCGTAGAGCTg GTTTGAATAGGTGCCGGAAAAGCTGTAGATTAAGATGGTTGAATTATCTGAAACCAGATATAAAGCGAGGAGAATTCACAATGGATGAAGTTGATCTTCTCCTTAGACTTCACAAGCTTTTAGGAAACAg GTGGTCACTGATTGCTGGAAGACTACCTGGAAGAACAGCAAACGATGTGAAGAATTATTGGAATACTCATCTGCAAAAGAAGTTTCTTCCTaattatgagaaaaataaaaataaggaaattaatgcCGACAAAAAGACGCATGGATGTGACACCAAAGTAATAAAGCCTCGCCCTTGGACCTTCGCAAAACGTATGAGTGAGAATTATGCTTCAACTATAATAATGGATAATGTTAATCGTCCACATCAGCAACAAAACTTTCACCAGAAATCTCTTGAAGAAGACCTCGATTGGTGGGAAAACTTGCTACATAATACAACACCCAATAAAGGAGCTACGTACAATGTTAGTGGGTCTGAAGGAGATGCCATTTCAAAACTTCCTGATGAGGATCAAGAAGGTCGTGAACTAGTTCAACCAAGTAACATTATTGGAGATGTTCTAGTTGAAGACAACCAGAGTTTTTGGAGAGACTTCAACATCGATATGGACCTTTGGgatctttaa